Proteins from a genomic interval of Streptomyces sp. SID8374:
- a CDS encoding DUF4192 domain-containing protein, translated as MNKHHESTGPADGRQITLRGPAELADALPYLMGFHPDDSVVMVALHGGQGRFGGRLRLGIPRAPGEWGPVAEHLAESLITGSERRGGRPEAILIFLCQDSPDGGSGRATMERLRPFAQSLRTACGALDVPVLEALCISDGRYWSYCCPDGRCCPPEGSPLAMPGTTVMAAAAAYAGIQVRGTLRDMEARLAPWQAPDEAYAQLQALDRAAPSLVPRILDERTKAQVTQETLALARTLLGRLGRTRPAPEAVSDFGDDQLITEDEAAAVILGLQDRETRDKAAVWMEGPDGHRALRLWRTLARRCVGPYAEHAAAPLTLAGWVCWSTGDEPGARVALAMALRADPEYTFAQLLHRACNEGLDPETLRRCLRGDGGGGGGEPEAAGAEEAGAAAEAVAARAPAPQVRRVRPAAARVRRRGSGHRVTDAGGRTPTPGTARPGAMVAGRRMRDVRRYGRRGTGTRR; from the coding sequence ATGAACAAGCACCACGAATCCACCGGCCCGGCCGACGGCCGCCAGATCACCCTGCGCGGCCCCGCCGAACTGGCCGACGCCCTCCCGTACCTGATGGGATTCCACCCCGACGACAGCGTCGTGATGGTGGCGCTGCACGGCGGCCAGGGCCGGTTCGGCGGCCGGCTCCGGCTCGGCATCCCGCGGGCGCCCGGTGAATGGGGGCCGGTCGCCGAGCATCTCGCGGAGAGCCTGATCACGGGGAGCGAGCGCCGCGGCGGGCGGCCCGAAGCGATTCTGATCTTCCTCTGCCAGGACTCGCCGGACGGCGGGAGCGGCCGCGCGACCATGGAGCGGTTGCGGCCCTTCGCCCAGAGCCTGCGTACGGCGTGCGGAGCCCTCGACGTGCCCGTGCTCGAAGCGCTCTGCATCTCCGACGGCCGCTACTGGTCCTACTGCTGCCCCGACGGCCGGTGCTGCCCGCCCGAGGGAAGCCCCCTGGCCATGCCCGGTACGACGGTGATGGCCGCCGCGGCCGCCTACGCGGGGATCCAGGTGCGGGGGACGCTGCGCGACATGGAGGCGCGGCTCGCTCCCTGGCAGGCACCGGACGAGGCCTACGCGCAGTTGCAGGCGCTGGACCGGGCCGCGCCGTCGCTGGTGCCCCGGATCCTGGACGAGCGGACCAAGGCCCAGGTGACGCAGGAGACCCTCGCGCTCGCCCGTACCCTCCTGGGCCGCCTCGGCCGGACGCGGCCCGCTCCGGAAGCGGTCTCCGACTTCGGCGACGACCAGCTGATCACCGAGGACGAGGCCGCCGCCGTCATCCTCGGCCTCCAGGACCGGGAGACCCGGGACAAGGCCGCGGTCTGGATGGAGGGCCCCGACGGCCACCGCGCGCTGCGGCTGTGGCGGACACTCGCCCGCCGCTGCGTCGGGCCGTACGCAGAGCACGCGGCGGCTCCGCTGACCCTGGCGGGCTGGGTCTGCTGGTCCACCGGCGACGAACCCGGCGCCCGGGTCGCCCTGGCCATGGCGCTCCGGGCGGACCCGGAGTACACATTCGCGCAGCTGCTGCACCGGGCGTGCAACGAGGGGCTGGATCCGGAGACCCTGCGCCGCTGCCTCCGGGGTGACGGCGGCGGTGGCGGTGGGGAGCCGGAGGCGGCGGGTGCCGAGGAGGCCGGGGCGGCGGCGGAGGCCGTGGCCGCGAGGGCGCCCGCCCCGCAGGTCCGCAGGGTCAGGCCGGCCGCGGCCCGGGTACGGCGGCGGGGGAGCGGCCACCGGGTCACGGACGCCGGAGGCAGGACACCGACGCCCGGCACCGCCCGGCCGGGGGCGATGGTGGCCGGGCGCCGGATGCGGGACGTCCGGCGGTACGGCCGACGGGGCACCGGGACGCGTCGCTGA
- a CDS encoding NUDIX domain-containing protein, whose translation MPPYDPSTFPPFAVTVDLVVLTVRRHALCALVVRRGETPFQGRWALPGGFVRTDEDLASAAARELVEETGLCAHDPAKPAVGNGAHLEQLATYGDPARDPRMRVVSVAHLALAPDLPAPRAGGDAHSARWAPVEDLLREGEQATPLAFDHARILADGVERARSKIEYSSLATAFCPPEFTVGELRRVYEAVWGVVLDPRNFHRKVTGTPGFLVPSGGTTTRQGGRPAQLFRAGAATVLNPPMLRPEV comes from the coding sequence ATGCCGCCCTACGACCCGTCGACCTTCCCTCCCTTCGCCGTCACCGTGGACCTGGTCGTGCTCACGGTGCGCCGCCACGCGCTCTGCGCGCTGGTGGTCCGCCGAGGGGAAACCCCGTTCCAGGGCCGGTGGGCGCTGCCCGGCGGCTTCGTCAGGACCGACGAGGACCTCGCATCCGCGGCGGCGCGTGAGCTCGTCGAGGAGACGGGGCTGTGCGCCCACGATCCGGCCAAGCCCGCCGTGGGCAACGGCGCGCACCTCGAACAGCTGGCCACCTACGGGGACCCGGCGCGGGACCCCCGGATGCGCGTGGTCAGCGTCGCGCACCTCGCCCTCGCGCCGGACCTGCCCGCGCCCCGGGCCGGCGGGGACGCCCACAGCGCACGCTGGGCGCCGGTCGAGGATCTGCTCAGGGAGGGCGAGCAGGCGACACCGCTCGCCTTCGACCACGCGCGGATCCTGGCCGACGGGGTGGAGCGCGCCCGCTCCAAGATCGAGTACTCCTCACTGGCCACGGCGTTCTGCCCGCCCGAGTTCACGGTCGGGGAGCTGCGCCGGGTGTACGAGGCGGTGTGGGGCGTGGTCCTCGACCCCCGTAACTTCCACCGCAAGGTCACCGGCACCCCCGGATTCCTGGTGCCCTCCGGCGGGACCACCACGCGGCAGGGCGGCAGGCCCGCGCAGCTGTTCCGGGCCGGGGCGGCCACGGTGCTCAACCCGCCGATGCTGCGGCCCGAGGTCTGA